The following proteins are encoded in a genomic region of Chloracidobacterium sp.:
- a CDS encoding YihA family ribosome biogenesis GTP-binding protein, protein MKISSAEFVKSAFERSHWPVESMSEIAFLGRSNVGKSSLINSLLGRKGLARTSNTPGRTQSINFFKINGSFLFADLPGYGFAKVSKTMRAGWGKMAEEYLFEREELVLCIQLVDARHPPSKLDIQLNEWLRHHDKPFIVVATKSDKLSANDLAKNLKEIRRVLPAAKILPHSAAKHKGNDDVWAAILAAVEK, encoded by the coding sequence ATGAAGATATCTTCAGCAGAATTTGTTAAGAGCGCGTTCGAACGGAGCCATTGGCCTGTCGAGAGCATGTCGGAGATCGCATTTTTGGGCAGGTCAAATGTGGGGAAATCATCACTCATAAATTCGCTCCTTGGCCGGAAAGGCCTTGCCCGAACCTCGAATACGCCCGGACGGACACAGAGCATCAATTTTTTTAAGATCAACGGTTCGTTCTTGTTCGCCGATCTTCCCGGATACGGGTTTGCAAAGGTCTCAAAGACGATGCGTGCCGGTTGGGGCAAGATGGCGGAGGAATACCTCTTTGAGCGCGAGGAGCTTGTCCTGTGCATTCAATTGGTCGATGCGCGGCATCCGCCGTCAAAGCTCGATATTCAGTTGAATGAATGGCTGAGGCACCACGACAAACCCTTCATTGTCGTCGCAACGAAATCTGACAAGCTTTCTGCGAATGACCTCGCAAAAAATCTGAAGGAAATTCGGCGGGTCTTGCCGGCGGCCAAGATACTTCCTCATTCCGCGGCAAAACATAAGGGAAATGACGACGTTTGGGCGGCTATTCTGGCAGCGGTAGAAAAATAA
- a CDS encoding adenylosuccinate synthase, translated as MMIIVIIGAQWGDEGKGKVVDLLADRFDIVSRYQGGHNAGHSVYVGDKAFVLRLLPSGIIHPDKICVLGNGMVIDPKAFFEEIDQIHGQGISVTPERLKVSSRAHLIMPYHRALDHTSEERLGNEKIGTTLRGIGPAYEDKAGRRGIRVADAMVPELLKLRVERNLEEANRIIALFGQQPLRSDEILSEIAPLIDRMRPFVCETSNFLAEARRADQKILLEGAQATLLDVDHGTYPYVTSSNPTAGGASVGAGIPPHHITGVLGIVRTYATRVGEGPFPTEMLESEEATADLIRERGREYGSVTKRPRRCGWFDAVATRYAAELNGFDSVALTKLDVLDTLEEIKVCIGYEIDGRRVDTFPAVAGELLRIKPVYEVLQGWMANTVGITKFDELPEKARDYVKFLSEQIGTEIGLISTGPERDQTIILQDSVMESWFK; from the coding sequence ATTATGATCATCGTAATAATAGGTGCCCAATGGGGCGATGAAGGCAAAGGAAAGGTCGTTGACCTTCTGGCTGACCGTTTTGATATCGTTTCGCGATATCAAGGCGGGCACAATGCCGGCCACAGCGTTTACGTCGGCGATAAGGCCTTTGTGTTGAGACTCTTACCGTCGGGCATCATCCATCCGGATAAAATATGCGTTCTCGGTAACGGTATGGTCATTGACCCGAAAGCGTTCTTTGAAGAGATCGATCAGATACACGGCCAAGGCATTTCGGTCACGCCGGAGCGCCTGAAGGTCTCGAGTCGTGCACATCTCATTATGCCTTACCATCGGGCACTCGATCATACTTCTGAAGAGCGTCTCGGTAATGAGAAGATCGGGACGACGCTCCGAGGTATCGGGCCTGCGTATGAAGATAAGGCAGGCCGCCGCGGCATTCGTGTCGCCGATGCAATGGTTCCTGAGCTTCTGAAATTGCGCGTCGAACGCAATCTTGAAGAGGCTAACCGCATCATTGCACTATTCGGCCAGCAGCCGCTGCGTTCGGACGAAATACTTTCGGAGATCGCACCGCTTATCGATCGTATGCGGCCATTCGTCTGCGAGACATCGAATTTCCTTGCCGAAGCACGCCGCGCCGATCAGAAGATACTTCTCGAAGGTGCCCAAGCGACTCTGCTCGATGTCGATCACGGCACATACCCGTATGTAACTTCTTCAAATCCGACCGCGGGCGGAGCTTCGGTCGGAGCGGGCATTCCGCCGCATCATATCACCGGCGTACTTGGCATAGTGCGTACTTACGCGACGCGTGTCGGCGAAGGGCCGTTTCCTACAGAGATGCTCGAATCAGAGGAGGCCACGGCAGATCTTATCCGTGAGCGTGGCCGCGAGTACGGTTCGGTAACAAAACGGCCGCGCCGCTGCGGATGGTTCGATGCGGTTGCTACTCGCTATGCGGCAGAGCTGAATGGTTTTGACAGCGTCGCGCTGACGAAACTCGACGTCCTTGATACGCTCGAAGAGATAAAGGTCTGCATCGGCTACGAGATCGACGGGCGCCGCGTCGATACGTTTCCTGCGGTCGCAGGCGAACTGCTGCGCATAAAACCCGTTTACGAGGTGCTGCAAGGGTGGATGGCTAACACGGTCGGTATTACAAAATTTGATGAACTTCCGGAAAAAGCACGCGATTATGTAAAATTTCTGTCTGAGCAGATCGGAACCGAGATCGGGCTTATCTCAACGGGCCCCGAGCGCGATCAGACGATCATTCTGCAGGACTCCGTAATGGAAAGTTGGTTCAAATAG
- a CDS encoding four helix bundle protein, whose amino-acid sequence MDNGRSKSNVLREKSYAFALRIVKAYKHLASEAREYVLSKQLLRAGTSIGANVAEANQAQSRPDFISKLSIALKEAVETEYWLSLLEDSDYLTRQQARSLLAGCRELIKILTSSIKTSKGV is encoded by the coding sequence ATGGATAATGGACGATCAAAGAGCAATGTTCTTCGTGAGAAGTCGTATGCGTTCGCACTGCGGATAGTGAAGGCTTATAAGCATCTCGCGTCGGAGGCAAGAGAATATGTTCTTTCAAAACAGCTTTTGCGCGCCGGCACGTCGATCGGAGCGAATGTTGCTGAGGCGAATCAAGCTCAGTCCCGTCCTGATTTTATCAGCAAACTTTCGATAGCTCTGAAAGAGGCTGTTGAAACTGAATATTGGCTCAGTCTGTTAGAAGATTCGGATTATCTAACGAGGCAGCAAGCGCGATCGTTGCTTGCTGGTTGTCGGGAATTGATCAAAATTCTTACTTCATCAATAAAGACATCGAAAGGTGTTTGA
- a CDS encoding GNAT family N-acetyltransferase has translation MEIVGFSEKWAADFARMNYRWIEKYFTVEQHDRDILDDPKRSVIDAGGEVFFAIEDGQVVGTVALIPAGGNILELTKMAVDPAFQGRGFGDALIVAGIKYARDNGYETVFLESHHKLAPALSLYRKHGFEDVPNDPNSLYSRADVRMELAVKAGKL, from the coding sequence GTGGAGATCGTTGGCTTTAGTGAGAAATGGGCCGCTGATTTTGCCCGAATGAATTACCGCTGGATCGAGAAGTATTTCACTGTCGAGCAGCACGACCGCGATATACTCGATGATCCTAAAAGATCGGTCATCGATGCCGGCGGCGAGGTCTTTTTCGCAATTGAGGACGGGCAGGTCGTTGGAACCGTCGCATTGATCCCGGCGGGCGGAAATATCCTTGAGCTGACAAAAATGGCGGTCGATCCCGCATTCCAAGGCCGTGGATTCGGCGATGCTCTGATCGTTGCCGGTATCAAATATGCCCGTGATAACGGTTACGAAACCGTTTTTCTCGAATCACACCACAAGTTGGCTCCCGCACTCTCGCTTTATCGTAAACACGGCTTCGAGGATGTACCGAATGATCCGAATTCACTCTATTCGCGAGCAGATGTCCGAATGGAACTTGCCGTAAAGGCCGGCAAATTGTAA
- a CDS encoding glycogen synthase has protein sequence MPYSKTGGLGDVAGALPKALKQIGHDPILITPCYWQTKGEYLWHTAIDDLWLDWKGNRYRAKAFYSEANGSPTFLIDAPSIFHRDSIYGYREDYERFAFFNRAALELLKRIGEPPHIVHLNDWHCGFAAVELASRRRADPYWRNSRTVFSIHNLAYQGGFASGDLAMLGFTSQFARNAFSFNGYSSAMKAGLEVSDTLSTVSKRYAAEIRTPEFGYGLDWLTRKRSGRLIGITNGVDYEVWNPESDPELPHHFSVRDLAGKRECKRALLERFSLPVELDRPVFASVTRLTAQKGVELIRQGAGDILAAGGFFIALGSGERDSEQFLQALRDRVPSRVGVYIGYNESLAHLIEAGADMFLMPSKFEPCGLNQMYSLRYGTVPIVRATGGLDDTVDNWDAVNETGNGFKFTEYRADRLLEKIYEARFAYEDKESWAKIQQNGMSIDNSWENAARNYVELYEWTISH, from the coding sequence GTGCCGTATTCAAAGACGGGCGGGCTTGGAGATGTTGCCGGTGCGTTGCCGAAGGCCCTTAAGCAGATCGGGCACGACCCGATCCTGATCACTCCTTGCTATTGGCAGACAAAGGGCGAGTATCTGTGGCACACGGCGATCGACGACCTTTGGCTGGACTGGAAAGGGAATCGCTACCGCGCAAAGGCCTTTTACAGCGAGGCTAACGGATCACCGACATTTCTGATCGACGCGCCGTCGATCTTTCATCGCGATTCGATCTATGGTTATCGGGAGGATTATGAGCGGTTCGCGTTCTTTAACCGCGCTGCTCTTGAACTGCTGAAGCGCATCGGCGAACCGCCGCATATCGTACATCTCAACGATTGGCACTGCGGCTTTGCGGCGGTGGAATTGGCATCACGCAGGCGGGCCGATCCATACTGGCGAAATTCGCGCACGGTCTTCTCCATACATAATCTTGCATATCAGGGCGGCTTTGCATCAGGCGATCTTGCGATGCTGGGTTTTACATCGCAATTTGCGAGAAACGCTTTTAGTTTCAACGGTTATTCATCTGCTATGAAGGCGGGGCTTGAGGTCTCCGATACGCTTTCGACGGTCTCAAAGCGTTACGCGGCCGAAATTCGAACGCCGGAATTCGGCTACGGTCTCGATTGGCTGACACGCAAACGCAGCGGCCGCCTGATCGGCATCACGAATGGCGTTGATTATGAGGTTTGGAACCCCGAGTCCGACCCGGAACTGCCGCATCATTTTTCGGTGCGGGATCTCGCAGGCAAGCGTGAATGTAAACGCGCTTTGCTTGAACGATTCTCACTGCCGGTCGAGCTGGATCGGCCCGTTTTCGCGAGTGTTACGCGGCTTACGGCGCAAAAGGGTGTCGAACTGATAAGGCAGGGAGCAGGCGATATTTTGGCTGCCGGCGGATTTTTTATAGCCCTTGGCTCGGGTGAGCGCGATTCGGAGCAGTTCCTGCAGGCTTTGCGTGACCGTGTCCCGTCGCGGGTCGGTGTGTATATCGGCTACAATGAAAGCCTGGCGCATTTGATCGAGGCCGGGGCAGATATGTTCCTGATGCCGTCGAAGTTCGAGCCGTGCGGGTTGAATCAGATGTATTCGCTCCGTTACGGCACGGTGCCGATCGTGCGTGCAACGGGCGGGCTTGATGATACCGTTGATAATTGGGATGCGGTGAATGAAACGGGAAACGGCTTCAAATTCACGGAGTATCGAGCTGACAGGCTACTCGAAAAGATATACGAGGCAAGGTTTGCCTACGAGGATAAGGAGTCGTGGGCGAAGATACAGCAGAACGGAATGTCCATAGATAATTCTTGGGAAAACGCCGCTCGGAATTATGTAGAGCTGTATGAATGGACCATTTCGCATTGA
- the rho gene encoding transcription termination factor Rho, which yields MATKTTNARKSRPEKVSDEPTDAVIETNGSGEIPSAVTGKPSEDGKLNLATLKDMSISELTHIAKDMGIEGATGLRKQELIFKVLAAQTEKSGLIFSEGVLETLPDGFGFLRAPEYNYLPGPDDIYVSPSQIRKFDLRTGDTVSGQIRPPKEGERYFALIKVEAINFEAPEQSREKVFFDNLTPLYPDEQLKMEIEGDPERVAARVIDLVTPIGKGQRALIVAPPRTGKTMLLQTIANSVTENHPEVTLIVLLIDERPEEVTDMQRSVRGEVISSTFDEPPTRHVQVADMVIEKAKRLVEHKRDVVILLDSITRLARAHNAVVPPSGKILSGGIDSNALQRPKRFFGAARNIEEGGSLTIIATALIDTGSRMDDVIFEEFKGTGNSEIHLDRKLSDKRLFPAIDLQRSGTRKEELLISKEDLNRIWVMRRVLNPLSPVEQMEVVLERLGKTKKNSEFLASMQT from the coding sequence ATGGCAACCAAAACCACGAATGCGCGCAAATCTCGTCCCGAGAAGGTGTCTGACGAGCCTACTGACGCTGTTATAGAAACGAACGGCTCCGGCGAAATCCCCTCTGCGGTTACCGGCAAACCCTCTGAGGACGGGAAACTGAACCTCGCGACGCTGAAAGATATGTCGATCAGCGAATTGACCCATATAGCAAAGGATATGGGCATCGAAGGTGCGACGGGGCTGCGCAAGCAGGAACTTATCTTCAAAGTACTCGCCGCTCAGACGGAAAAGAGCGGCCTGATCTTTAGCGAAGGCGTACTTGAAACGCTGCCGGACGGCTTCGGCTTTCTCCGAGCTCCGGAATATAACTATCTTCCGGGGCCCGATGACATCTATGTAAGCCCCTCGCAGATACGAAAGTTCGACCTGCGCACCGGTGATACTGTCTCAGGCCAGATCCGTCCGCCAAAGGAAGGCGAGCGTTATTTCGCGCTTATCAAGGTGGAGGCAATCAACTTTGAGGCTCCGGAACAGTCGCGTGAGAAGGTCTTTTTTGACAATCTTACTCCGCTCTACCCTGACGAACAGCTCAAGATGGAGATCGAGGGCGATCCCGAAAGGGTCGCTGCCCGCGTGATCGATCTTGTAACACCTATCGGAAAGGGCCAGCGTGCATTGATCGTGGCGCCGCCGCGAACGGGTAAAACGATGCTCCTTCAGACCATCGCCAATTCCGTTACCGAGAATCATCCCGAGGTTACGCTAATAGTCCTTCTGATCGATGAACGGCCGGAAGAAGTTACCGATATGCAGCGTTCGGTCCGCGGTGAGGTCATTTCATCGACGTTTGACGAGCCGCCGACACGCCACGTTCAGGTCGCTGATATGGTGATCGAGAAGGCAAAACGGCTTGTCGAACATAAACGCGATGTCGTGATCCTGCTTGACTCGATAACGCGCCTCGCACGCGCTCACAATGCTGTCGTGCCGCCTTCGGGCAAGATCCTTTCGGGTGGTATAGACTCGAATGCCCTGCAGCGGCCCAAACGCTTCTTTGGTGCGGCCCGCAATATCGAAGAAGGCGGCAGCCTCACGATCATTGCAACGGCCCTTATAGACACTGGTTCGCGTATGGACGACGTCATTTTCGAGGAGTTCAAGGGGACCGGCAACTCCGAGATACACCTTGACCGTAAACTTTCCGACAAGCGTCTCTTCCCGGCGATCGACCTCCAGCGTTCGGGTACACGAAAGGAAGAACTGCTCATCAGTAAAGAAGATCTCAACCGTATCTGGGTCATGCGACGCGTCCTTAATCCGCTTTCGCCTGTCGAACAAATGGAGGTTGTGCTCGAGCGGCTTGGCAAGACCAAGAAGAATTCCGAATTCCTTGCCTCGATGCAAACCTGA
- a CDS encoding carboxypeptidase regulatory-like domain-containing protein yields the protein MLGFTGNKRIAVSPRKMRIILALSVLLAISVAAIVLTRRSEAQARPNANNIEAKAGRFLNIDIRLNSRSDLERTLQRHGDALGDPESDAIDKARDQQGAARAALKRLQRTVPTADITFSETTGMVEVLKSAEFLTAPAPGEDAETIALRFIREYSDIYGLSNEDIQNLHYVGESVNEYSGLRLALFDQMVNGRSVFQGDIKVSIDREGRVIQSLSNIAPQAVERAAALDDLISPEQALASTLKTIGIKADAASMTSRFSEDDQYSAEVIANDTNVGKVFSKIVYFPVAPGVIIPAWSQTIFAKDADWYALVDAANGTLLWRKNIRDDVSTHQARFRVYVQADGSTPADSPSPLSPSPLTANYQPPGIAPTIVSMLTVQNLTASPNGWIDDCPSGGCTAAQTQTVGNNVLSCLDRSGSSNVCDTTGTSALDGNGRPTGNPDAFSRNRDFLGTTPRDFQSTYTPPPQAGNPESGQTSNGSSASFMRGSATHQFYVANWYHDKLYTLGFTPAARNFQNNNFGGGGAGNDRVNLDVQDGSGTNNANFSTPADGTSGRAQMFNFTGPTIDRDGGLDAEILIHELTHGTSNRLIGNGSGLQWDIGGGMGEGWSDFYALSLLNNTNADSPDGAYASGAYATYKLGGNPFLDNYTYGIRRFPYSTNNSVNPLTWADVDDVTNDLSGGITPSPFGFNNNGALEVHNVGEIWALTLWEVRSRIIADPAGANGDVPTGNYKTLSIATDAMRLFTPNNPSFEQARNALIDADCAANSCANEDSIWGGFADRGLGYKAIAPIGAAYGRIAGHIGIGESFASPNLDVNTVTVDDSASNNTGAIDHYEHANLIVNLRNPWRNSGKGVASATATLTTSTPGVTILQGSTTYPAIPANGNANPNGPALRLRGPASASCGSSIDLTLTITSSLGTVTRDIKLRMGVASGTKPAVTYTRSLSGLAIPDNAPRGVGDSMTINDDYEIADLNFRMDNLVHSYVGDVSAMLKAPNGYGTDLISLIGWPSSSGRSGGSIVNMVIDQTAAAPNDMRTATSGQVPFTDDFLPIFNTPSWTSLGLTPDPVGQLDRFNGMSTKGVWKLRVADEAAADTGTVYGWSLIVTPRNFVCTNIPTAGMAAISGRVLNANAQGLAGAVITATDTEGTKWVVRTSSLGYYRFDELPAGMTYILEVAAKGRTFLPRAVSVTSDLTDVDFMPAE from the coding sequence ATGCTAGGTTTCACCGGTAACAAACGGATCGCGGTCTCCCCACGCAAAATGCGTATCATTCTTGCACTCTCTGTCTTACTCGCAATTTCAGTTGCAGCGATCGTTCTGACGAGACGATCTGAGGCCCAGGCTCGGCCAAACGCAAATAATATTGAAGCGAAAGCCGGGCGGTTTCTGAATATCGACATCCGGCTTAACAGCAGGAGCGACCTTGAACGCACGCTGCAGCGGCACGGCGATGCTCTTGGCGATCCGGAATCGGACGCGATAGACAAAGCCCGCGATCAGCAAGGCGCGGCCCGTGCCGCGCTCAAGCGTTTGCAAAGGACCGTACCGACCGCTGATATTACGTTTTCAGAAACCACAGGAATGGTCGAGGTTCTAAAGAGTGCCGAGTTTCTCACGGCACCGGCTCCGGGCGAAGATGCAGAAACCATCGCTCTTCGCTTCATCCGAGAATACAGCGACATCTACGGGTTGAGTAATGAAGACATCCAAAACCTTCACTATGTCGGCGAAAGCGTGAACGAATACAGCGGCTTACGGCTTGCCCTGTTCGACCAAATGGTCAACGGACGGAGCGTCTTTCAAGGCGATATCAAGGTCAGCATCGACCGCGAAGGCCGTGTTATACAATCGCTCAGCAATATCGCTCCGCAAGCCGTCGAACGTGCCGCGGCACTCGATGATCTTATTTCACCCGAGCAGGCGCTGGCGTCAACTCTCAAAACCATAGGCATCAAGGCAGACGCCGCCAGCATGACATCCCGCTTTAGCGAGGACGATCAATACTCTGCCGAGGTTATCGCGAACGACACGAACGTTGGCAAGGTATTCAGCAAGATCGTCTATTTCCCCGTAGCGCCCGGCGTGATCATTCCCGCTTGGTCGCAGACCATCTTTGCAAAGGATGCCGACTGGTACGCACTTGTTGACGCCGCTAACGGCACTTTGCTTTGGCGAAAGAATATCCGTGACGATGTTTCCACACATCAAGCACGATTCCGTGTCTATGTGCAGGCTGACGGCTCGACACCGGCTGACAGCCCTTCACCGCTGTCGCCTTCGCCTTTGACCGCCAATTACCAGCCGCCCGGTATTGCGCCAACGATCGTCAGTATGCTGACGGTTCAAAATCTGACGGCGAGTCCGAATGGTTGGATCGATGACTGCCCTTCCGGTGGCTGCACCGCTGCACAAACACAGACCGTAGGCAATAATGTACTTTCTTGTCTCGATCGTTCGGGCAGCTCAAATGTCTGCGACACGACGGGGACGTCAGCTCTTGATGGGAACGGCCGCCCGACGGGCAATCCTGACGCCTTCAGCCGAAATCGCGATTTCCTCGGAACAACGCCCCGTGATTTCCAATCAACCTACACACCGCCGCCACAAGCCGGCAATCCTGAGTCAGGACAGACGTCGAACGGCAGCTCAGCCTCATTTATGCGCGGCTCGGCAACGCATCAGTTCTACGTTGCTAATTGGTATCACGACAAGCTTTACACACTTGGTTTCACGCCGGCGGCGCGGAACTTTCAGAACAACAATTTTGGCGGAGGCGGCGCGGGAAATGACCGTGTCAACTTGGATGTGCAAGACGGTTCCGGAACCAATAATGCAAATTTTTCGACTCCGGCGGACGGAACTTCGGGCCGCGCGCAAATGTTTAACTTCACCGGCCCGACGATCGACCGCGACGGCGGCCTCGATGCTGAAATACTGATACACGAGCTCACGCACGGCACGAGCAACCGCCTCATAGGTAATGGTTCCGGGCTGCAGTGGGACATTGGCGGCGGGATGGGCGAGGGATGGAGCGACTTTTATGCGCTGTCTCTGCTCAATAATACCAATGCCGACTCGCCTGACGGTGCTTACGCATCGGGAGCATACGCCACATACAAACTCGGCGGTAATCCTTTTCTGGATAATTACACTTACGGCATCCGACGCTTCCCGTATTCAACAAACAACTCCGTCAATCCTCTGACATGGGCTGATGTTGATGACGTTACGAACGACCTCTCCGGCGGGATCACGCCGAGCCCGTTCGGCTTCAATAACAATGGGGCACTCGAGGTTCACAACGTCGGTGAGATCTGGGCTTTGACGTTGTGGGAAGTTCGCAGCCGCATCATCGCCGACCCTGCGGGTGCGAACGGCGATGTGCCGACAGGTAATTATAAGACGCTCTCGATAGCTACTGACGCCATGCGCCTGTTCACGCCGAATAACCCGTCGTTCGAGCAGGCACGCAATGCCCTGATCGATGCGGATTGTGCCGCGAACTCTTGTGCCAACGAGGACTCGATATGGGGCGGCTTCGCCGACCGAGGCCTTGGCTATAAAGCCATTGCGCCGATCGGAGCCGCATACGGGCGGATCGCGGGCCATATCGGAATTGGTGAGTCATTTGCCTCACCGAATTTGGATGTGAATACCGTCACAGTTGACGATTCGGCATCAAATAATACCGGTGCGATCGATCATTATGAACACGCAAATCTTATTGTTAATTTAAGGAACCCGTGGAGGAACAGCGGCAAGGGTGTTGCTTCAGCAACTGCTACTTTGACGACCTCGACCCCCGGCGTTACGATCCTGCAAGGCTCTACAACCTATCCGGCGATCCCGGCGAACGGTAACGCAAACCCGAACGGGCCTGCTCTGCGGCTTCGCGGCCCGGCAAGTGCATCTTGCGGATCGTCAATTGACCTGACACTGACAATTACGAGCTCGCTTGGGACGGTTACCCGCGATATTAAGCTTCGAATGGGTGTCGCATCGGGAACAAAACCGGCGGTTACCTATACTCGAAGTTTGAGCGGACTCGCGATCCCCGACAACGCTCCGCGCGGCGTCGGCGACAGCATGACGATCAACGACGACTACGAGATCGCGGACTTGAATTTCAGAATGGACAACCTAGTTCATTCGTATGTCGGTGATGTGTCTGCGATGCTGAAGGCACCCAACGGCTATGGAACCGACCTTATATCCCTTATTGGTTGGCCGTCGAGCAGCGGACGGTCAGGAGGATCGATCGTCAATATGGTGATCGATCAGACGGCAGCAGCTCCAAATGATATGCGGACTGCCACTTCCGGCCAGGTGCCTTTCACTGATGATTTCCTACCGATCTTCAACACGCCTTCTTGGACATCTTTAGGGTTGACGCCGGATCCGGTAGGTCAGCTGGATCGTTTTAACGGAATGAGTACGAAAGGCGTATGGAAGCTTCGCGTTGCCGATGAAGCCGCCGCGGATACCGGCACAGTGTACGGATGGTCGCTGATCGTTACGCCGCGCAACTTTGTCTGTACGAACATCCCAACAGCCGGGATGGCAGCCATTTCAGGCCGCGTACTCAACGCTAATGCTCAAGGTCTTGCAGGGGCGGTCATAACAGCTACTGACACCGAAGGCACGAAATGGGTCGTAAGGACGAGCTCGCTCGGCTATTATCGCTTCGATGAACTGCCGGCGGGCATGACCTATATCCTTGAGGTGGCCGCCAAAGGACGCACATTCCTGCCCAGGGCGGTTTCAGTTACAAGCGATCTGACCGATGTGGACTTTATGCCGGCGGAATAG